The following are from one region of the Anaeropeptidivorans aminofermentans genome:
- a CDS encoding TetR/AcrR family transcriptional regulator: MEDKKTDKRKAQGAETKRKLIEISKRLFTERSFSEVGVEDITDEAGITKGAFYVHFASKDALIALLIADYTARTDADYKAVFDTLPPNMPASGVLLALTEKIADVLTGDIGYDNIKKIYQILLTGVVDAKAVKSYDRELYTLFYGILEQGIHNGEFQSDLPVEVLSRHFVMAIRGICIDWCIQYPNVDLKAQSLEHCQMLMQGLQNE; encoded by the coding sequence ATGGAGGATAAAAAAACAGACAAGCGAAAAGCGCAGGGCGCCGAAACAAAAAGAAAGCTGATTGAAATTTCAAAACGGCTTTTTACGGAGCGCAGCTTTTCCGAGGTTGGTGTCGAGGATATCACTGATGAGGCCGGGATTACGAAGGGCGCATTCTATGTGCATTTTGCGTCTAAGGATGCGCTGATTGCCCTGCTGATTGCCGATTACACCGCACGCACGGATGCGGACTACAAAGCGGTGTTTGATACGCTTCCCCCTAATATGCCTGCCTCCGGAGTGCTGCTTGCTTTAACCGAAAAAATAGCCGATGTGCTGACGGGCGACATCGGCTATGATAATATTAAAAAAATCTATCAAATTCTGCTGACAGGGGTGGTGGACGCCAAGGCCGTCAAAAGCTATGACAGAGAGTTGTATACACTGTTTTATGGCATATTGGAACAGGGAATCCACAATGGAGAGTTTCAGAGTGATCTGCCGGTAGAGGTGCTATCACGGCACTTTGTGATGGCGATTCGGGGCATTTGCATCGACTGGTGCATCCAATACCCGAATGTTGACTTGAAGGCGCAGTCGCTGGAGCATTGCCAGATGCTGATGCAGGGATTGCAAAACGAATAG
- a CDS encoding DUF6076 domain-containing protein translates to MALFFKDLFPDDTGFFSFDVLFGETHIEINRRSYKYNELFTAFLNYDMGEYKSAAAQGCGTDRINEIILEMPLFRDFPNPDRLSGATEGEYAALLEDLELLGCYRVFLKDVSLKKDKSFIQQIAKNGMGSFVADKTMGASEQRTAAVSSLQYLLLEDENGKAALFERMTFTRLLDFLYTDFFKGILKGCVPKQCKLCGQYFLLEKGFHYEYCDSVFEGGQTCRELGAARSFKEKTESNDVWKLHQRAYKKYYARVLKKTMSKPEFTEWADFAEKLRDETLPDYLKAKAEKKVFDLTEYEAKLNNR, encoded by the coding sequence ATGGCGCTGTTTTTTAAAGACCTGTTTCCGGACGATACCGGCTTCTTTTCGTTTGATGTTCTTTTCGGGGAGACGCATATTGAAATAAACAGGCGGAGCTACAAGTACAACGAGCTTTTCACTGCCTTTTTGAATTATGATATGGGGGAATATAAAAGTGCCGCGGCACAAGGCTGCGGCACAGACAGGATAAATGAAATAATTTTGGAGATGCCCCTGTTTCGGGATTTTCCCAACCCGGACAGACTGAGCGGCGCGACCGAAGGGGAGTACGCCGCCCTACTGGAGGACTTGGAACTGCTGGGGTGTTACCGCGTTTTTTTGAAGGATGTAAGCTTGAAAAAAGACAAGAGCTTTATCCAACAGATTGCCAAGAACGGCATGGGTTCTTTTGTAGCCGACAAAACCATGGGTGCGTCGGAGCAGCGGACGGCGGCAGTTTCCAGTCTTCAGTATCTGCTTTTGGAGGATGAAAACGGAAAAGCGGCGTTGTTTGAACGCATGACCTTTACGCGGCTGCTGGATTTTCTCTACACGGATTTTTTCAAAGGCATCCTAAAGGGCTGCGTTCCCAAACAGTGTAAGCTCTGCGGACAATATTTTCTGCTGGAAAAAGGCTTTCACTATGAATATTGCGACAGTGTTTTCGAGGGCGGGCAGACCTGCCGTGAGCTCGGCGCCGCCAGAAGCTTTAAGGAAAAAACTGAAAGCAACGATGTCTGGAAGCTGCACCAGCGCGCCTACAAGAAATATTACGCCCGCGTGCTGAAAAAGACCATGAGCAAGCCGGAATTCACCGAGTGGGCAGACTTTGCGGAAAAGCTTCGGGATGAGACGCTGCCTGACTACTTAAAGGCCAAGGCTGAGAAAAAGGTATTTGACCTGACGGAATATGAGGCGAAGCTGAACAACAGGTAA
- a CDS encoding S-layer homology domain-containing protein, translated as MSKRKAIQRLTAMVLSVIMVVGMTPVSALAETGSFPIGASGEVTAFEALEWDIAVQNVPIGTSEADLKLPDTLTATVRLAALEEEAVLDSGGADSDSDSADTVSGSAIGVEEMEESEISDSEGDEIASPSDAEKIGDSSEAEPTEKTVDSAKEITVPLPVTWTSSPEYNGEAAGTYIFTPELPEELTLASGVEVPAITVTVGAVTIIGTVTAFDDLPEDIRWQNATAPEFPEIVSGTVEGETVQIPVTWDTEQDYDQKNPQRGLYVFTAVLGEGCGVADGVEPPRITVYIPQSAGGEMSRMAGGGTSASPLEIITAAQLAEIAALVNVRENGLELFLFNDAGAKVSLKLMNDLDLSAYSSGEGWVPIGNDSYSFEGTFDGGGHRISNLTINRSGEDAQGFFGFVGTGGKVGGLGLVNVSVSGGSDVGGVAGAVVGGTIENCYSTGSVSGESAVGGVAGHVEYVDGGSVKNCYSTGAVSGTGNHVGGVAGYVYGGTVENCAAMNPSVSGSGDVGRVVGIADDIPLSSNIAFGGMTVTEDGDAKPLVEGADQMDGESKIAAEIKADGTLGGRFTTENGWTIENGKLPGFGAAVALPAHIVDGSDPNFFGAGTSENPYQISTPAQLAKLAGLVNAGNASYNAAHYRLMKDLDLSGYATGEGWMPIGNAYDMKFNGTFDGNGNTIANLTINNVLEGVMYQGLFGCIGSGGAVKNLGVTGVYINGGKRVGGIAGFMEAATLQNCYTMGNITALDSVGGVVGYVGYSSTVEYCYSTCDVNSAGESSSQDRGGVAGCVDGIVRNCYSTGNISRISTGQKGSAGGVVGKVDVGGNVQDCYSTGNISGAEIAGGVAGVVIAGTVENCYSTGVVSDSYKAGGIAGQAQGSGVQGWPRVENCAALNPSVSGSGGVERVLVLFNQGTLRGNLAFDGVVVLKNGGSEAIDNDATSVDGLSKTAAEISAADFWTQDTGFTANWNTTVWEIAPGKLPILKGIAGQDASMPAHLLPAGASFFEGAGTSEGDPYLIKTAADLAKLAELVNAGTSPYADSGRYYRLENDLDLSSYASREGWMPIGTSAKQFKGNFNGNNKTITGLTINRSAADCIGLFGYLYVDSKVQNIRIIDASVIGNNRVGGVAGYAWGAAVENCAVIGNISGADNVGGTVGRISSGTVQDCYSSGSVTGSGDYIGGIMGYLENNATTVRRCYSGSSVSGRFNVGGIVGGVGVATVQDCYSTGNIKGVLYVGGVAGDVSSGTVKNCYSTGSVLGTDPEGYVGGVLGTLSSGTVKNCVALNPSINAGAYNFGRVVGKNTSDTLLNNYAFSRIPGTWANKGLNAKDGVDLTSQALFGDSFWTTAENWNTSAWDSGVWTFAEGKLPTLKGLAGQNGDGGLYLIARDIQYAAADTAPRIYNGSEQIPALTFDGETLVKDTDYTVAVADGSASDGTNAGTVTLTITGIGSFYGTKNISYTIAPKPITIMPHSGQSKKYGKIDPILTFTNGAGLAPEAFTGNLSRAAGENVGTYGISLGNLSAGGNYELSLDLVTVHFTIEQAKVSEITTTVDNANKTAYEMRTATTAQAVVDAAGLPSSVNVSTDGGTAVLPITWETSTAYNIKGTEYAVTGTLTGNENIDANSISKSITVTVTPVTAANPTFGDTLVVINSDSSATAAELGSTILPASGNILVEGQSIAYTVDWNGGETLDRTAVGNEQTFTGTINYSSPPAWITLPSDLTVSRKVTVADKTLVTIGGITTANKTYDGTFYAPTGTVTCSHSFPINQLEWLYESTDGADYSSSTAPTNAGAYKLTISVPDSNANYAGREVLTFTIEKRQITLTADHKSVIKGSSLPELTYTVGNLAPGKTKADALSTEPALACPTFNGNTPGSYTITLTGGTATDNYSITARTDGTLTVAEQTYTITFNLNGGTRTGGGELIQTVAKGSAATAPTVSRSSYTFTGWDKSFDNVTADLTVTASWSYNGGGGSGGGDSYTPGTPAITTPAKKPDQPVTATVSVTATTGANGAANASIPEKSITDAITKAQTDAKAQGKTVNGIAVALNVALPQGTTSFTATLSRNSLNSLVSAGVSSLTLAGSPVDVSFDLKALQEIQKQSGGDISITIVPATGLSKEAKALLGNRPVYSITISYVKDGKTVNVTSLGSGTATLSIPYTPDRNEAVGYLFGVYVDANGKAIRIDTSAYDANSGSLLIPTGHFSVYGVGYTAPSAKFTDIGNHWGKEAIDYVVGRGLLSGTSKTTFAPDASMTRGMLVTALGRLAGVDVKAYTTNSFTDVKADSAFRPYIEWAYKKGVVQGIGNQQFAPDRAITREEIAVIFVNYAKVTGYKLPVTREATAYADASSIGSTYKTAVTAMQQAGIMMGETNNKFNPKSNATRAEVSAMLHRYIKLTIDPATAQGWALNDDGQYMYYKDGKSLTGTQTIDGVKYFFETTGALKTGWVKDGGNWRYYSGNKAAVGWLDISDKRYYFTKDGIMVSGKWLEIGGKWYYFYADGSLAKNTKVDGYEVDKTA; from the coding sequence ATGAGCAAAAGGAAAGCAATTCAAAGGCTCACGGCTATGGTGTTGTCCGTCATCATGGTTGTGGGTATGACGCCTGTCTCGGCGCTGGCTGAAACAGGCTCATTCCCTATTGGCGCAAGCGGCGAGGTAACCGCCTTTGAGGCGCTGGAGTGGGATATTGCAGTTCAGAATGTGCCGATTGGCACATCCGAAGCGGATTTGAAGCTGCCGGATACCCTGACGGCAACGGTACGGCTTGCGGCTTTGGAAGAAGAAGCGGTGCTGGATTCAGGGGGCGCTGATTCGGATTCAGACAGCGCCGATACGGTAAGCGGGTCAGCGATTGGCGTTGAAGAAATGGAGGAATCCGAAATCAGCGACAGCGAGGGAGATGAAATCGCCTCTCCCTCCGACGCGGAAAAAATCGGGGACAGCTCTGAAGCCGAACCCACGGAGAAAACCGTGGACAGTGCCAAGGAAATCACCGTCCCCCTGCCTGTCACATGGACTTCATCGCCGGAATACAACGGTGAAGCAGCGGGTACATATATTTTCACTCCCGAGCTGCCGGAGGAACTTACCCTTGCCAGCGGCGTGGAAGTCCCGGCAATCACCGTGACCGTTGGTGCGGTTACCATTATAGGCACAGTGACGGCCTTTGACGATTTGCCCGAGGATATCCGCTGGCAGAACGCCACCGCACCGGAATTCCCGGAAATCGTAAGCGGTACGGTCGAGGGCGAAACGGTTCAAATCCCGGTGACATGGGATACAGAACAGGATTATGACCAAAAAAATCCTCAACGGGGGCTCTATGTGTTTACCGCCGTTTTGGGCGAGGGCTGCGGCGTTGCGGACGGCGTGGAGCCGCCCCGCATCACGGTGTATATTCCGCAGTCAGCCGGCGGAGAGATGTCCCGCATGGCGGGCGGCGGTACAAGCGCCAGCCCGCTGGAAATCATCACGGCGGCGCAGCTTGCCGAGATTGCCGCGCTGGTGAATGTGCGGGAAAACGGCTTGGAGCTGTTTTTGTTTAACGATGCAGGCGCAAAGGTCAGTCTGAAGCTGATGAACGACCTCGACCTTTCGGCATACTCTAGCGGTGAGGGCTGGGTGCCAATTGGCAATGACTCCTATTCATTCGAGGGCACCTTTGACGGCGGCGGCCACAGGATCAGCAATCTGACCATCAACCGCAGCGGCGAAGATGCGCAGGGCTTTTTCGGTTTTGTCGGCACAGGCGGCAAGGTGGGCGGCTTGGGGCTGGTGAATGTTAGCGTCAGCGGAGGCAGCGATGTCGGCGGCGTGGCAGGGGCAGTTGTTGGCGGCACGATAGAAAACTGCTACAGCACCGGCAGCGTCAGCGGCGAGAGCGCTGTTGGCGGCGTGGCGGGGCATGTGGAGTATGTTGACGGCGGCAGTGTGAAAAACTGCTACAGCACCGGCGCGGTCAGCGGCACAGGCAACCATGTCGGCGGCGTGGCGGGGTATGTCTACGGTGGCACGGTGGAAAACTGCGCCGCGATGAACCCCTCGGTCAGTGGTTCAGGCGATGTCGGGCGCGTGGTGGGAATTGCCGATGACATCCCCCTTTCCAGCAACATCGCCTTTGGCGGCATGACGGTGACGGAGGATGGCGATGCAAAACCCCTTGTTGAGGGTGCGGATCAGATGGACGGTGAATCCAAAATAGCCGCCGAAATCAAGGCGGACGGCACACTGGGCGGACGGTTTACCACGGAAAACGGTTGGACAATAGAAAACGGCAAGCTCCCCGGCTTTGGCGCGGCAGTTGCCCTGCCCGCACATATTGTGGACGGCAGCGACCCGAATTTCTTCGGCGCTGGCACCAGCGAAAACCCATATCAAATCAGCACCCCCGCCCAGCTCGCCAAGCTGGCGGGGCTTGTAAACGCAGGGAACGCAAGCTATAATGCCGCACACTACAGACTGATGAAAGATCTCGACCTTTCCGGCTATGCCACCGGGGAGGGCTGGATGCCCATTGGCAACGCATACGACATGAAATTTAATGGCACATTTGACGGAAACGGTAATACAATTGCTAACTTAACCATCAATAATGTCCTTGAAGGCGTCATGTATCAAGGACTATTCGGGTGTATAGGCAGTGGAGGAGCAGTAAAAAACCTCGGTGTTACCGGTGTCTACATCAACGGCGGCAAGAGGGTCGGCGGCATCGCAGGCTTCATGGAAGCCGCCACATTGCAAAATTGTTACACTATGGGCAATATCACCGCTTTAGACTCTGTCGGCGGTGTGGTCGGTTATGTGGGCTACAGCAGCACAGTGGAATACTGCTATAGTACCTGCGATGTCAACAGCGCAGGAGAGAGTTCGAGTCAAGATCGAGGCGGTGTGGCGGGATGCGTTGATGGTATAGTGAGAAACTGTTATAGCACCGGAAATATTTCTCGGATAAGCACAGGCCAAAAGGGTTCTGCCGGTGGGGTGGTGGGCAAGGTAGACGTGGGCGGCAATGTACAAGACTGCTACAGCACCGGCAATATCTCCGGGGCTGAAATAGCTGGCGGCGTGGCGGGGGTTGTCATCGCTGGCACGGTGGAAAACTGCTACAGCACCGGCGTCGTCTCTGACAGCTACAAAGCCGGCGGTATAGCGGGTCAAGCCCAAGGTTCGGGCGTCCAAGGTTGGCCCAGGGTAGAAAATTGCGCTGCACTTAACCCCTCAGTCAGTGGTTCAGGCGGTGTCGAGCGCGTGTTAGTACTATTTAATCAAGGGACTCTACGTGGCAATTTGGCTTTTGATGGTGTGGTAGTGTTAAAGAACGGTGGCTCGGAAGCAATCGACAACGATGCAACCAGCGTAGACGGGTTATCCAAAACCGCCGCCGAAATCAGTGCGGCGGACTTCTGGACGCAAGATACGGGCTTTACGGCAAACTGGAATACCACCGTATGGGAAATAGCACCCGGCAAGCTGCCCATCCTCAAGGGCATTGCGGGGCAGGACGCCTCCATGCCTGCGCACTTGCTCCCGGCGGGCGCGAGCTTCTTTGAGGGCGCAGGCACAAGCGAGGGCGACCCCTACCTTATCAAAACCGCCGCAGACCTTGCCAAGCTGGCGGAGCTGGTGAATGCGGGAACCTCACCTTATGCAGATTCTGGAAGGTATTACAGGCTGGAAAATGACCTTGACCTTTCCAGCTATGCAAGTAGGGAGGGCTGGATGCCCATTGGCACCTCTGCAAAACAATTCAAGGGAAACTTTAATGGCAACAACAAAACCATTACCGGGCTAACTATCAACCGGTCGGCGGCTGATTGCATCGGTTTATTTGGCTATCTCTATGTCGATAGCAAAGTGCAGAATATCAGAATCATCGACGCAAGCGTCATCGGAAATAACCGTGTCGGCGGCGTAGCTGGATATGCTTGGGGTGCGGCAGTAGAGAACTGCGCCGTGATCGGCAACATATCCGGTGCGGATAATGTCGGAGGAACAGTAGGGCGCATCTCCAGCGGTACGGTACAAGACTGCTATAGCTCCGGCAGCGTAACCGGCAGCGGTGACTATATTGGCGGAATAATGGGGTATCTCGAAAACAATGCTACTACGGTGCGGCGATGCTATAGCGGCAGCAGCGTTTCCGGACGGTTCAATGTCGGTGGCATTGTGGGAGGAGTTGGGGTAGCTACTGTGCAAGATTGCTATAGCACCGGCAATATCAAAGGCGTTCTCTATGTCGGTGGCGTTGCGGGAGACGTTAGCAGCGGCACCGTGAAAAATTGCTATAGTACCGGCAGCGTTCTGGGTACGGATCCGGAGGGGTATGTTGGCGGTGTGCTGGGCACTCTCAGCAGCGGCACCGTGAAAAATTGTGTGGCACTTAACCCTTCTATCAACGCAGGAGCATACAATTTCGGGCGCGTGGTGGGAAAAAACACCTCCGACACCCTCTTGAACAACTATGCGTTCAGCCGCATACCCGGCACATGGGCAAATAAGGGTCTAAATGCAAAAGACGGTGTGGATTTGACATCGCAGGCCCTGTTTGGCGACAGCTTCTGGACGACGGCGGAGAATTGGAATACATCTGCCTGGGACAGCGGCGTTTGGACATTCGCCGAGGGTAAGCTGCCCACGCTAAAAGGGCTTGCGGGGCAGAACGGCGACGGCGGATTATATCTGATAGCACGGGATATCCAGTATGCCGCAGCAGACACAGCCCCTCGCATTTATAACGGCAGTGAGCAAATCCCAGCCTTGACCTTTGACGGCGAAACACTGGTTAAGGACACCGATTATACTGTTGCGGTAGCAGACGGGAGCGCAAGCGACGGCACAAACGCCGGAACGGTGACGCTCACCATCACCGGCATCGGCAGCTTTTACGGCACGAAAAACATCAGCTACACCATTGCTCCCAAGCCAATCACCATCATGCCCCACTCCGGTCAGAGCAAAAAATATGGCAAGATTGACCCAATATTGACCTTTACAAATGGCGCTGGCTTGGCTCCGGAGGCTTTCACCGGCAATCTCAGTCGTGCAGCAGGGGAAAACGTGGGGACCTATGGCATTTCCCTCGGCAATTTAAGTGCGGGTGGAAACTACGAGCTTTCCCTTGATCTGGTCACGGTCCATTTCACCATTGAGCAGGCCAAGGTGTCAGAGATCACCACGACTGTGGACAACGCAAACAAAACCGCCTATGAAATGCGCACCGCCACAACTGCACAAGCTGTTGTGGATGCGGCAGGTCTGCCTTCAAGTGTGAACGTCAGCACCGATGGCGGTACGGCAGTGCTGCCAATTACATGGGAAACTTCCACCGCCTACAATATTAAGGGCACAGAATACGCTGTGACCGGAACCCTCACCGGCAACGAAAACATTGACGCAAACAGCATCTCCAAGAGCATAACCGTCACGGTCACCCCGGTTACGGCGGCGAATCCGACCTTCGGAGACACTCTGGTGGTTATAAACAGCGACAGCTCCGCTACAGCCGCTGAATTGGGAAGCACCATCCTGCCTGCAAGCGGTAATATCCTGGTAGAAGGCCAAAGCATTGCCTATACTGTCGATTGGAACGGCGGAGAAACGTTGGACAGAACGGCTGTAGGCAACGAGCAGACCTTTACCGGAACCATCAACTATTCCTCCCCTCCGGCATGGATTACCTTGCCAAGCGACCTCACGGTAAGTCGCAAGGTAACGGTCGCGGATAAAACTCTGGTAACCATTGGAGGCATCACAACCGCCAATAAAACCTACGACGGCACTTTCTATGCACCTACCGGCACGGTGACTTGCAGCCACAGTTTTCCCATAAATCAACTGGAATGGCTGTATGAATCTACTGACGGCGCAGACTACAGTAGCAGCACAGCACCCACAAACGCAGGCGCATATAAGCTGACCATTTCCGTGCCAGATAGCAACGCAAACTACGCAGGCAGGGAGGTGCTCACCTTCACCATCGAAAAGCGGCAGATTACCCTTACCGCAGATCATAAATCGGTTATTAAGGGCAGTAGCCTGCCGGAGCTTACCTATACAGTAGGCAATCTGGCTCCCGGAAAGACCAAAGCGGATGCCTTGAGTACAGAACCTGCGCTGGCTTGCCCGACCTTCAATGGCAATACGCCGGGCAGCTATACCATAACGCTCACAGGCGGCACGGCAACGGATAATTACAGCATTACAGCCCGCACAGACGGAACATTGACTGTTGCGGAACAGACCTATACTATCACCTTCAACTTAAATGGCGGTACCCGTACAGGCGGCGGCGAGCTGATACAGACCGTTGCCAAGGGCAGTGCAGCGACGGCTCCCACAGTCAGCCGCAGCAGCTACACATTTACTGGCTGGGATAAATCCTTTGATAACGTGACCGCTGATCTGACGGTTACGGCAAGCTGGAGCTATAACGGTGGCGGCGGCTCTGGTGGTGGTGATTCCTATACGCCGGGCACACCGGCAATCACTACGCCTGCAAAGAAGCCAGACCAGCCTGTTACGGCGACGGTCTCTGTTACAGCCACGACTGGGGCAAACGGCGCGGCAAATGCGTCCATTCCGGAGAAATCAATAACCGATGCCATCACCAAGGCACAGACCGACGCAAAGGCGCAGGGAAAGACAGTCAATGGCATTGCTGTAGCGCTGAATGTCGCTCTGCCGCAGGGAACAACTTCCTTTACAGCAACCCTGTCCCGCAACTCGCTGAACAGTCTTGTGAGCGCGGGGGTATCCAGCCTTACACTCGCCGGTTCTCCGGTAGACGTGAGTTTTGACTTGAAGGCTTTACAGGAAATCCAGAAGCAAAGCGGCGGTGATATCAGCATCACCATCGTTCCGGCGACAGGTCTCTCTAAAGAAGCAAAGGCCCTCCTCGGAAACAGGCCGGTTTATAGCATCACCATCAGTTATGTCAAGGACGGCAAAACTGTCAACGTAACCAGCCTTGGCAGCGGCACAGCCACCCTTTCCATCCCCTACACACCGGACAGGAATGAGGCTGTCGGCTATCTGTTCGGCGTGTATGTGGACGCAAATGGTAAGGCAATCCGCATCGACACTTCCGCCTATGACGCAAACAGCGGAAGCCTGCTGATCCCTACCGGCCATTTCTCGGTGTATGGCGTGGGCTACACGGCTCCAAGCGCCAAGTTCACCGACATCGGAAACCATTGGGGCAAGGAAGCGATTGACTATGTGGTCGGCAGGGGGCTTCTCTCCGGCACATCAAAAACAACCTTTGCACCCGATGCATCCATGACCCGCGGGATGCTGGTGACGGCTCTCGGCAGACTGGCAGGCGTGGATGTGAAGGCATACACCACCAACAGCTTCACCGATGTAAAGGCAGACAGCGCATTCCGTCCCTACATCGAATGGGCGTACAAGAAAGGTGTTGTGCAGGGCATCGGTAACCAGCAGTTTGCCCCTGACCGTGCGATCACCCGTGAGGAAATAGCAGTAATCTTTGTAAATTATGCCAAGGTCACCGGCTACAAGCTGCCTGTGACCCGTGAAGCAACCGCCTATGCGGATGCTTCCAGCATCGGCAGCACCTATAAAACAGCGGTAACAGCTATGCAACAGGCAGGGATTATGATGGGCGAAACGAATAACAAGTTTAATCCCAAATCCAACGCCACCCGCGCCGAAGTCAGCGCCATGCTCCACCGCTACATCAAGCTGACCATCGACCCAGCCACGGCGCAGGGATGGGCGCTGAATGACGATGGACAGTATATGTACTACAAGGACGGCAAATCCCTCACCGGCACACAGACCATCGACGGCGTGAAGTATTTCTTTGAAACCACCGGCGCACTAAAAACCGGCTGGGTGAAGGACGGAGGCAACTGGCGGTACTATTCCGGGAACAAGGCCGCTGTGGGCTGGCTGGACATCAGCGACAAACGCTACTACTTCACCAAGGATGGCATCATGGTGTCCGGGAAATGGCTGGAGATCGGCGGCAAGTGGTACTACTTCTATGCGGACGGCTCCCTTGCCAAAAACACAAAAGTAGATGGATATGAGGTGGACAAAACGGCGTGA
- a CDS encoding TetR/AcrR family transcriptional regulator: MRQKKPDKRKVQGAETKKKLYEIAERMFKEHNYADVMVEDITDEAGITKGAFYVHFESKDALIAMVIADYASRADTDYKAFLEALPADMPTSNVLLALTEKIAEVLIETIGCENMKKVYQMLLAGTVDTEAVKGYGRELYLLFHGILEKGIGQGELKSTLSAETLARHFVAALRGISFEWCIRYPDFDLKEQSVEHCRLLIEGITV; the protein is encoded by the coding sequence ATGAGACAGAAAAAACCGGATAAAAGAAAGGTGCAGGGCGCCGAAACAAAAAAGAAGCTATATGAAATCGCGGAAAGAATGTTTAAGGAACATAATTATGCCGATGTCATGGTTGAGGATATCACCGACGAAGCCGGGATTACCAAAGGTGCGTTCTATGTGCATTTTGAATCTAAAGATGCCCTCATCGCAATGGTAATTGCGGATTATGCCTCCCGCGCCGATACGGACTATAAGGCGTTTTTGGAAGCGCTGCCTGCTGATATGCCTACATCTAATGTGCTTTTGGCTCTGACTGAGAAAATAGCTGAAGTCCTTATAGAGACAATCGGCTGTGAGAATATGAAAAAGGTTTACCAGATGCTGCTGGCGGGAACAGTGGATACCGAAGCGGTAAAAGGCTATGGGCGGGAATTGTATTTGCTGTTTCACGGCATCCTGGAGAAAGGAATTGGTCAGGGAGAACTAAAAAGCACATTGTCCGCCGAAACACTGGCACGCCATTTCGTTGCGGCGCTTCGGGGCATCAGCTTTGAATGGTGTATCCGCTATCCCGATTTTGACCTGAAAGAACAATCCGTAGAGCATTGCAGACTGTTGATTGAAGGGATTACTGTTTGA